The Mauremys reevesii isolate NIE-2019 linkage group 1, ASM1616193v1, whole genome shotgun sequence genome has a segment encoding these proteins:
- the C1H12orf57 gene encoding protein C10 isoform X1 → MSSLQRPMAAPAQAPPGSLSAEQAKVVLAEVIKAFGSPENAQRMEEARDNACNDMGKMLQFLLPVATQIQQEVIKAYGFSNDGEGVLKFARLIKSYESQDPEIANMSGKLKAMFLPPMTLPPHGAGTGGVAAS, encoded by the exons ATGTCCAGCCTGCAGCGCCCCATGGCGGCTCCGGCCCAGGCCCCGCCGGGCTCGCTGAGCGCCGAGCAGGCCAAAG TGGTCCTGGCCGAGGTCATCAAGGCCTTCGGCTCCCCGGAGAATGCCCAGCGCATGGAGGAGGCCCGGGATAACGCCTGCAACGACATGGGCAAGATGCTGCAGTTCCTGCTGCCCGTGGCCACCCAGATCCAGCAGGAGGTGATCAAAGCCTATGGCTTCAGCAATGATGGAGAAG GGGTCCTGAAATTTGCCAGACTGATAAAATCTTATGAGTCCCAGGACCCAGAGATTGCAAACATGTCCGGGAAGCTAAAAGCCATGTTCCTGCCTCCAATGACACTGCCCCCAcatggggctgggacagggggtgtgGCTGCCTCCTGA
- the C1H12orf57 gene encoding protein C10 isoform X2: MEEARDNACNDMGKMLQFLLPVATQIQQEVIKAYGFSNDGEGVLKFARLIKSYESQDPEIANMSGKLKAMFLPPMTLPPHGAGTGGVAAS, from the exons ATGGAGGAGGCCCGGGATAACGCCTGCAACGACATGGGCAAGATGCTGCAGTTCCTGCTGCCCGTGGCCACCCAGATCCAGCAGGAGGTGATCAAAGCCTATGGCTTCAGCAATGATGGAGAAG GGGTCCTGAAATTTGCCAGACTGATAAAATCTTATGAGTCCCAGGACCCAGAGATTGCAAACATGTCCGGGAAGCTAAAAGCCATGTTCCTGCCTCCAATGACACTGCCCCCAcatggggctgggacagggggtgtgGCTGCCTCCTGA